A region from the Corallococcus caeni genome encodes:
- a CDS encoding Kelch repeat-containing protein: MAHSKRDAVKPFRMRLGSGLFLLTLVCCSSPQKAGVEEQGTWELLPTGAGPGAGLQVATVFDGQDVLLWGGLGGCTVNGVCADGARFDVASRTWTPLSSQGAPAARTLHTAVWTGQRMVVWGGVGCGERPQTPCGDGAAYSPSTDSWSALSAQGAPSARGWHSAAWTGRWMLVWGGEEPQQARVLGDGARYDVEAGAWTPMSGAGAPVARRYHSAVWTGQALIVWGGSGGASVDVALSDGAAYSPATDSWRPLSSEGAPQARWAHTAVWTGTKMIVWGGLGCGSDWQDSPRYCEGGAAYDPVLDTWSPLSDKDAPSPRTGHSAVWTGTKMIVWGGASSKCGSGGACSDGAAYDPATNTWTPLRTQGAPPARSGHSGVWTGDALFIWGGMGGGGSEVALSDGALFVP, encoded by the coding sequence ATGGCGCATTCGAAGCGTGACGCGGTGAAGCCGTTTCGGATGCGCCTGGGTTCAGGCCTGTTCCTCCTCACCCTGGTCTGCTGCTCGAGTCCGCAGAAGGCCGGGGTGGAGGAACAGGGCACCTGGGAGCTCTTGCCCACGGGCGCGGGCCCTGGCGCGGGGCTCCAGGTGGCGACGGTGTTCGACGGCCAGGACGTCCTGCTCTGGGGCGGACTGGGCGGCTGCACCGTCAACGGGGTCTGCGCAGATGGGGCCCGGTTCGACGTGGCGTCGCGGACCTGGACGCCCCTGTCGTCCCAGGGGGCTCCCGCCGCGCGCACGCTGCACACGGCGGTGTGGACCGGCCAGCGGATGGTCGTCTGGGGCGGCGTGGGGTGCGGTGAGCGGCCCCAGACGCCTTGCGGCGATGGGGCGGCCTACTCCCCGTCCACCGACTCCTGGAGCGCGCTTTCGGCCCAAGGCGCGCCCTCCGCTCGCGGCTGGCACTCGGCGGCATGGACGGGGCGGTGGATGCTGGTGTGGGGCGGCGAGGAGCCCCAGCAGGCCCGCGTGCTGGGCGATGGGGCCCGGTACGACGTGGAGGCCGGCGCCTGGACGCCCATGTCCGGTGCCGGTGCTCCCGTGGCCCGCCGCTACCACTCCGCGGTGTGGACGGGGCAGGCGCTGATTGTCTGGGGCGGCAGCGGTGGCGCCTCCGTGGACGTGGCGCTGAGCGATGGCGCGGCGTACTCCCCCGCGACGGACTCCTGGCGTCCGCTGTCTTCCGAGGGCGCCCCCCAGGCCCGTTGGGCACACACGGCGGTGTGGACTGGGACGAAGATGATCGTCTGGGGCGGGCTGGGTTGTGGCAGCGATTGGCAGGACTCGCCGCGCTACTGCGAAGGGGGCGCCGCATATGACCCGGTGCTCGATACCTGGTCGCCCCTGTCCGACAAGGACGCGCCCTCCCCGCGCACCGGCCATTCCGCGGTGTGGACCGGGACGAAGATGATCGTCTGGGGTGGCGCCTCGTCGAAGTGTGGCTCCGGTGGCGCATGCTCGGACGGCGCGGCCTACGACCCCGCCACGAATACGTGGACCCCGCTGCGCACCCAGGGCGCTCCTCCCGCGCGGTCGGGGCACTCAGGCGTGTGGACGGGGGACGCCCTCTTCATCTGGGGAGGAATGGGCGGCGGCGGCTCGGAGGTCGCCCTGTCGGATGGCGCCCTGTTCGTGCCGTAA